TCCATCGAAAGCCGCGTCTTCGCTTTTTTCTGAGGGTCGGTATCCCAGACTCACGCAGACCTGACTTCCGCCTTCTCCAGTATCCAGGCCTTCAGGCTCGACACTGCGCTCCGCGGGGCCGGGGTCCTGTCCCGCAGGTAGTAGCTCCAGGGGCAGGAGGCC
This portion of the Limibacillus sp. genome encodes:
- a CDS encoding LysR family transcriptional regulator, with the translated sequence ALEMAAAGSGLAVLPSSLSALLCERGLLRRPFAETASCPWSYYLRDRTPAPRSAVSSLKAWILEKAEVRSA